One Danio rerio strain Tuebingen ecotype United States chromosome 22, GRCz12tu, whole genome shotgun sequence genomic window carries:
- the strip1 gene encoding striatin-interacting protein 1 homolog isoform X1, with the protein MDGVGLCANNKQKQNQMLPNKMRGEFTRNQRKDSEGLSEAPDLEFEYSDADKWTAELSELYSYTEGPEFLLNRKCFEEDFHTHLPDQKWTELDSVQRRAHAMRLLDGLEVIGRERRLKVARAILYMAQGTFGECSSELEVQHWMRYNVFLLLDVGAFTALVELLNMEIDNSAACSSAVRKPAISLADSTDLRVLLNIMYLMVETIQREEPTDSPEWRTIRETFKSELGSPLYNHEPVSVMLFGMVTKFCSGHAPHFPMKKVLLLLWKTILFTLGGFEQLQSCKISRRAALGLPPLPEDSIRVVRSMRAASPPASASDLIEQQQRRARREHKALIKQDNLDTFNEKDPYKADDSHEDEEENDDNDNSLEAEPFPLERDEVMPPPIPHPPTERMCFPKGLPWAPKVREKDIESFLESSRSKFIGYTLGNDTDTVVGLPRPIHESIKTLKQHKYVSIAEVQIAKEEEFQKTPLSGGEEELELCATELLYQGILPSLPQYMIALLKILLAAAPTSKAKTDSINILADVLPEEMPTTVLQSMKLGVDVNRHKEIIVKAISAILLLLLKHFKLNHVYQFEYMAQHLVFANCIPLILKFFNQNIMSYITAKNSISALDFPHCVIHELPELTAESLEAGDNNQFCWRNLFSCINLLRILNKLTKWKHSRTMMLVVFKSAPILKRALKVKQAMMQLYVLKLLKVQTKYLGRQWRKSNMKTMSAIYQKVRHRLNDDWAYGNADLDARPWDFQAEECALRANIERFNSRRYDKNQSNPEFLPVDNCLQSVLGQRIDLPEDFQMNYDLWLEREVFSKPISWEELLQ; encoded by the exons ATGGACGGTGTCGGTTTATGTGCtaacaacaaacagaaacaaaatcaaATGCTGCCGAATAAAATGCGAGGCGAATTTACCAGAAACCAGAGAAAAGACTCCGAG ggTTTATCAGAGGCTCCTGATCTGGAGTTTGAATATTCAGATGCTGATAAATGGACAGCTGAATTATCAG AGTTGTACAGTTACACAGAGGGACCAGAGTTTCTACTCAACAGAAAATGCTTCGAAGAAGACTTTCACACTCATT TGCCCGATCAGAAGTGGACCGAGCTGGATTCGGTTCAGCGCAGAGCTCATGCCATGCGTCTGCTGGACGGACTGGAAGTGATCGGGAGAGAACGCCGCTTAAAAGTGGCTCGAGCCATCCTGTACATGGCACAAG GAACATTCGGCGAGTGTTCTTCAGAACTGGAGGTTCAGCACTGGATGAGGTATAACGTCTTCCTGCTGCTGGACGTGGGAGCATTTACTGCACTTGTGGAGCTGCTCAACATGGAGATCGA TAACAGTGCAGCCTGCAGCAGCGCCGTCAGAAAACCTGCTATTTCATTGGCTGACAGCACCGACCTCAG GGTGTTGCTGAACATCATGTATCTGATGGTGGAAACCATCCAGCGTGAAGAACCCACAGACAGCCCAGAGTGGAGGACCATCAGAGAAACGTTCAAGTCTGAACTTG GTTCTCCTCTCTATAACCATGAGCCGGTCTCTGTTATGCTGTTTGGGATGGTGACCAAGTTCTGCAGTGGCCACGCGCCTCATTTCCCCATGAAGAAGGTCCTGCTGCTGCTCTGGAAGACCATCCTG TTCACTCTGGGAGGGTTCGAGCAGTTGCAGTCCTGTAAGATCTCTAGACGGGCAGCTCTGGGTCTCCCTCCTCTGCCGGAGGACAGCATTCGGGTGGTGCGAAGCATGAGAGCCGCGTCTCCACCCGCGTCCGCCTCTGACCTCATCGAACAACAACAGAGACGTGCCAGGAGGGAACACAAG GCTCTCATAAAGCAAGACAATCTGGACACATTTAATGAGAAGGATCCATATAAGGCGGATGATTCTCATGAAGATGAGGAGGAAAACGATGATAATGACAACTCTCTGGAGGCGGAGCCTTTCCCTCTGGAGCGTGATGAGGTCATGCCTCCACCCATCCCTCATCCGCCTACAGAGAGAATGTGTTTCCCTAAAGGTCTACCCTGGGCTCCTAAAGTCAG GGAGAAAGATATTGAGAGCTTCCTGGAGTCCAGCAGGAGTAAATTCATCGGTTACACGCTAGGGAA TGATACAGATACTGTGGTCGGTTTGCCCAGGCCCATACACGAAAGCATCAAGACTCTCAAACAG cacaAGTACGTGTCCATCGCTGAGGTGCAGATTGCTAAAGAAGAGGAGTTTCAGAAGACACCTCTGTCCGGC GgtgaggaggagctggagctgtGCGCCACAGAGCTTCTCTATCAGGGCATTTTACCCAGTTTACCACAGTACATG ATCGCTCTCCTCAAGATCTTGTTGGCTGCAGCTCCTACATCCAAAGCCAAGACTGACTCCATCAACATCCTGGCCGATGTTCTGCCTGAGGAAATGCC CACTACGGTTCTTCAGAGTATGAAGTTGGGTGTAGATGTGAATCGCCATAAAGAAATCATCGTCAAAGCCATTTCAGCcattctgctgctgctgctgaaacACTTCAAACTCAACCACGTCTATCAG TTTGAGTACATGGCACAGCATCTGGTGTTTGCTAACTGTATCCCACTGATCCTCAAGTTCTTCAACCAGAACATCATGTCCTACATCACTGCTAAAAACAG TATCTCAGCTCTGGATTTCCCTCATTGTGTCATTCATGAGCTTCCAGAACTCACAGCGGAGAGTCTG GAAGCCGGTGATAATAATCAGTTCTGCTGGAGGAACTTGTTCTCCTGTATTAATCTCTTGCGCATCCTGAACAAACTCACCAAATGGAAGCACTCCAGGACCATG ATGTTAGTGGTGTTCAAGTCGGCTCCTATCCTGAAGAGGGCGCTGAAGGTCAAGCAGGCCATGATGCAGCTCTATGTGCTCAAGCTGCTCAAAGTGCAGACCAAGTATCTGGGCCGCCAGTGGAGGAAGAGCAACATGAAAACCATGTCGGCCATTTACCAGAAAGTGCGTCATCGACTCAATGATGACTGGGCTTACGGAAACG CAGATCTGGACGCTCGGCCGTGGGATTTCCAGGCGGAAGAATGTGCCCTGCGTGCAAACATCGAACGCTTCAACAGCCGCCGCTATGACAAGAACCAGAGCAACCCAGAGTTCCTCCCGGTGGACAACTGTCTGCAGAGTGTTCTGGGACAGAGGATTGACCTTCCTGAAGACTTCCAGATGAACTATGACCTCTGGCTGGAGCGCGAGGTCTTTTCCAAACCCATTTCCTGGGAGGAGCTTCTTCAGTGA
- the strip1 gene encoding striatin-interacting protein 1 homolog, with protein sequence MDGVGLCANNKQKQNQMLPNKMRGEFTRNQRKDSEGLSEAPDLEFEYSDADKWTAELSELYSYTEGPEFLLNRKCFEEDFHTHLPDQKWTELDSVQRRAHAMRLLDGLEVIGRERRLKVARAILYMAQGTFGECSSELEVQHWMRYNVFLLLDVGAFTALVELLNMEIDNSAACSSAVRKPAISLADSTDLRVLLNIMYLMVETIQREEPTDSPEWRTIRETFKSELGSPLYNHEPVSVMLFGMVTKFCSGHAPHFPMKKVLLLLWKTILFTLGGFEQLQSCKISRRAALGLPPLPEDSIRVVRSMRAASPPASASDLIEQQQRRARREHKALIKQDNLDTFNEKDPYKADDSHEDEEENDDNDNSLEAEPFPLERDEVMPPPIPHPPTERMCFPKGLPWAPKVREKDIESFLESSRSKFIGYTLGNDTDTVVGLPRPIHESIKTLKQHKYVSIAEVQIAKEEEFQKTPLSGGEEELELCATELLYQGILPSLPQYMIALLKILLAAAPTSKAKTDSINILADVLPEEMPTTVLQSMKLGVDVNRHKEIIVKAISAILLLLLKHFKLNHVYQFEYMAQHLVFANCIPLILKFFNQNIMSYITAKNSISALDFPHCVIHELPELTAESLEAGDNNQFCWRNLFSCINLLRILNKLTKWKHSRTMMLVVFKSAPILKRALKVKQAMMQLYVLKLLKVQTKYLGRQWRKSNMKTMSAIYQKVRHRLNDDWAYGNDLDARPWDFQAEECALRANIERFNSRRYDKNQSNPEFLPVDNCLQSVLGQRIDLPEDFQMNYDLWLEREVFSKPISWEELLQ encoded by the exons ATGGACGGTGTCGGTTTATGTGCtaacaacaaacagaaacaaaatcaaATGCTGCCGAATAAAATGCGAGGCGAATTTACCAGAAACCAGAGAAAAGACTCCGAG ggTTTATCAGAGGCTCCTGATCTGGAGTTTGAATATTCAGATGCTGATAAATGGACAGCTGAATTATCAG AGTTGTACAGTTACACAGAGGGACCAGAGTTTCTACTCAACAGAAAATGCTTCGAAGAAGACTTTCACACTCATT TGCCCGATCAGAAGTGGACCGAGCTGGATTCGGTTCAGCGCAGAGCTCATGCCATGCGTCTGCTGGACGGACTGGAAGTGATCGGGAGAGAACGCCGCTTAAAAGTGGCTCGAGCCATCCTGTACATGGCACAAG GAACATTCGGCGAGTGTTCTTCAGAACTGGAGGTTCAGCACTGGATGAGGTATAACGTCTTCCTGCTGCTGGACGTGGGAGCATTTACTGCACTTGTGGAGCTGCTCAACATGGAGATCGA TAACAGTGCAGCCTGCAGCAGCGCCGTCAGAAAACCTGCTATTTCATTGGCTGACAGCACCGACCTCAG GGTGTTGCTGAACATCATGTATCTGATGGTGGAAACCATCCAGCGTGAAGAACCCACAGACAGCCCAGAGTGGAGGACCATCAGAGAAACGTTCAAGTCTGAACTTG GTTCTCCTCTCTATAACCATGAGCCGGTCTCTGTTATGCTGTTTGGGATGGTGACCAAGTTCTGCAGTGGCCACGCGCCTCATTTCCCCATGAAGAAGGTCCTGCTGCTGCTCTGGAAGACCATCCTG TTCACTCTGGGAGGGTTCGAGCAGTTGCAGTCCTGTAAGATCTCTAGACGGGCAGCTCTGGGTCTCCCTCCTCTGCCGGAGGACAGCATTCGGGTGGTGCGAAGCATGAGAGCCGCGTCTCCACCCGCGTCCGCCTCTGACCTCATCGAACAACAACAGAGACGTGCCAGGAGGGAACACAAG GCTCTCATAAAGCAAGACAATCTGGACACATTTAATGAGAAGGATCCATATAAGGCGGATGATTCTCATGAAGATGAGGAGGAAAACGATGATAATGACAACTCTCTGGAGGCGGAGCCTTTCCCTCTGGAGCGTGATGAGGTCATGCCTCCACCCATCCCTCATCCGCCTACAGAGAGAATGTGTTTCCCTAAAGGTCTACCCTGGGCTCCTAAAGTCAG GGAGAAAGATATTGAGAGCTTCCTGGAGTCCAGCAGGAGTAAATTCATCGGTTACACGCTAGGGAA TGATACAGATACTGTGGTCGGTTTGCCCAGGCCCATACACGAAAGCATCAAGACTCTCAAACAG cacaAGTACGTGTCCATCGCTGAGGTGCAGATTGCTAAAGAAGAGGAGTTTCAGAAGACACCTCTGTCCGGC GgtgaggaggagctggagctgtGCGCCACAGAGCTTCTCTATCAGGGCATTTTACCCAGTTTACCACAGTACATG ATCGCTCTCCTCAAGATCTTGTTGGCTGCAGCTCCTACATCCAAAGCCAAGACTGACTCCATCAACATCCTGGCCGATGTTCTGCCTGAGGAAATGCC CACTACGGTTCTTCAGAGTATGAAGTTGGGTGTAGATGTGAATCGCCATAAAGAAATCATCGTCAAAGCCATTTCAGCcattctgctgctgctgctgaaacACTTCAAACTCAACCACGTCTATCAG TTTGAGTACATGGCACAGCATCTGGTGTTTGCTAACTGTATCCCACTGATCCTCAAGTTCTTCAACCAGAACATCATGTCCTACATCACTGCTAAAAACAG TATCTCAGCTCTGGATTTCCCTCATTGTGTCATTCATGAGCTTCCAGAACTCACAGCGGAGAGTCTG GAAGCCGGTGATAATAATCAGTTCTGCTGGAGGAACTTGTTCTCCTGTATTAATCTCTTGCGCATCCTGAACAAACTCACCAAATGGAAGCACTCCAGGACCATG ATGTTAGTGGTGTTCAAGTCGGCTCCTATCCTGAAGAGGGCGCTGAAGGTCAAGCAGGCCATGATGCAGCTCTATGTGCTCAAGCTGCTCAAAGTGCAGACCAAGTATCTGGGCCGCCAGTGGAGGAAGAGCAACATGAAAACCATGTCGGCCATTTACCAGAAAGTGCGTCATCGACTCAATGATGACTGGGCTTACGGAAACG ATCTGGACGCTCGGCCGTGGGATTTCCAGGCGGAAGAATGTGCCCTGCGTGCAAACATCGAACGCTTCAACAGCCGCCGCTATGACAAGAACCAGAGCAACCCAGAGTTCCTCCCGGTGGACAACTGTCTGCAGAGTGTTCTGGGACAGAGGATTGACCTTCCTGAAGACTTCCAGATGAACTATGACCTCTGGCTGGAGCGCGAGGTCTTTTCCAAACCCATTTCCTGGGAGGAGCTTCTTCAGTGA